CAGGTTGTCGGCAAAGCAGCGGATAAGCAGCCGCCGCGCTTGCACCGGCCCGAAGCCAAAGCCCACCATAGCCGCCAGTGCCTCGCGGGCGTAGCCCTGGCCCTCAGCCTCAGCAGCCAGGTAGTAGCCGATTTCTGCCTGCGCCTGCCGTTGTGGCATCAGGCAGATGTCGCCAATATATTGCTGCGTTTCGCGCTGCCAGATGCCCAGCACGTAGAAGCGCCCGATGCGCCAGTCCTCGGCAAAATCGGCAATCTGGGCGGGCGCGTCGGCGAGGGTCGGCACGGCCTGCAGGCGGTCGGGAAACGAGTCGCGCAGGCGTACCCGGCTCTTGTTTAGCACCGCAAAAAACTCCGTCGCGTCGGCCGGCTGGTAGGGGCGCAGCAATAGGCGCGGCGTTTCCAGCAGTTCGGGCACGGGTGGGGGGGTAGGGATAGGCATCGCAAAAAAAGACCCGCCAACAACCCGTCCGGCAGCGAGCACCAGCCAGGTGAGTTATTCAGCTTGTACGCTTACGAAACAGACTACAAGGTAAAGTAAGCCACTGCAACGAACGGCGCGCAAAAAGGTCGCCCAAAAGAGCGACCTTTTTTGGTCACAGCGCGTCCAGTACCGTCCACAAAACCCCTTACAAATCCGCGCTAATTAGTGGTCTTAGGCGTATTGGCGGGGACTGCCCAGCGCCTGCTGAGTACGCATTACGTTCACCTGCCGGGCCGCCTCGTTGAAATACTCCAGCCCGCGAATGAGCATTTCCTTGACAAAAACACGGCCTTCCGGCGTGCGCATAATGGACTTTTTATCGGCCAGCACGCGCTGCATGGCAGCCAGTGTCTGGTCCTCGTGCTTCATAAACTGCTGCTGAAACTCGGCCAGCCGGGCCACGCCGGTAGCAGTCAGCCGGAAGTGCTCGCCGGCTCCCTGATTTAGCACCTCGCACAGCACGTATACCTCGATGGGCAGGCTGGTTTCGAGGGCCGTAGTGCGCAGGTCGAGGCCGGCGGCCAGCGCGTCGAGAATAATGCGCACGTTGCGCTCAAATTGCTGGTAGTAGGCTTGGGCTTCCAACTTTGCTGAGTTAAGAGTTAGAAGTTAAGAGTTAAGAGTTAGGAGTTAAGTATTTGTGTAGAAAATGCTTAACTCCTAACTTCTAACTCTTAACTCAAAGTAGTTCTTTGATAATCTGCTCTACTGTGACACCTTCGGCTTCGGCTTTGAAATTGCGCACGATGCGGTGGCGCAGAATGGGCAAAGCTACGGCGCGTACGTCCTCAATGTCGGGCGAGTACTTGCCGGTGAGTAGAGCGTTGCACTTGGCCGCTACGATAAGGTATTGGCTGGCGCGCGGGCCCGCTCCCCATTCTAATAATTGCTTGGCACGCGGGGTAGCGCGGTCGCCCTTGGGGCGGGTCTTGTGCACCAGACTCACGGCGTATTCTACTACATTATCGGCTACCGGCACGCGGCGCACCAGCGACTGGTAAGCTTGAATATCAGCCGAATGCAGCAGCTTATCCACGCTCAGCTTGCGGTCGGAAGTCGTGTTTTTCACAATGTTCAGCTCTTCTTCGTAGCTGGGGTAGCCCAACTCGATATTGAACATAAAGCGGTCGAGCTGCGCTTCGGGCAGGGGGTAGGTACCTTCCTGCTCAATTGGGTTTTGGGTGGCCAGCACAAAAAACGGGCGCGCCAGCGGGTAGCGCTGCCCGGCCACCGTCACAGCGTATTCCTGCATGCTTTCGAGCAGGGCCGCCTGGGTTTTGGGCGGCGTCCGGTTGATTTCGTCGGCCAGAATAATATTGGCGAAAATTGGCCCTTTCACAAACTGAAACTCACGCTGCTGCGTCAGCGTCTCCGAGCCCACAATGTCGCTGGGCATCAAATCGGGCGTGAACTGGATGCGGTTGAAGCTCAAATCTAGGGAGTCGGCGATGGTCTGGACGAGCAGCGTTTTGGCCAAGCCGGGCACGCCCACGAGCAGGCAGTGGCCCTGCGCAAACACGGCCGTGAGCACGAGCCGCACCACCTCATCCTGCCCCACGATGACCTTGCCAATTTCCTGCCGCAGCTGCTGGTAAGCGCGGGCCAGCGAGTCGGCCGCTTCTTTGTCGTTTTGAAAGGAAGCCATTAGAAATTAAAAGTACACTAACAAAGGAAAAGAACGCCATGCGCAGCATGACGTTCTTTTTTAATGGCTTTCATTACTGTGCGCTGGCGGTCAACACCTTGCATTCGGCATACTCAGGGGCTACCTCCAGGTACACAGTGCTACGGTTTTTCTCGTACCACTCGTCCAGAGCCCGGTTTTTTTTCTGGGCAATGGCTGCCTGCGATATCTTCTGGTAGTCATCGAGCAGGTTGGCCTGGTGGGGCGGCGTGTTACTCTTGAGGTAGAGAATGCGCATAGCCTCCTTGCCATCGTCGGTGCGGTAGGGTAGGGGCGGCGTGATGTGGCCCACCTTCATCGTATCAATGATGAAGAAAATGGCCGGGTCAAGCTTATCGAGGGGCAGCTTCGAGCCGCCATCCTGGCGGTTGGCGAGCAGACCGCCATTGGCTGCCGATATTTTATCGGTGCTGAAATCTTTGGCGGCTTTAGCAAATGAGATGCTATCCTTCAGAATCTGGGTGCGGATGCGGGTGAGCTTAATAGCGGCCACGCTGGCATCGGCCGTGCCGGTAGCAGGCTTCAGCAAAATGTGACGCGTCGAATACGCATCACCTTTACGCTCAATAAATTGGATAAGATGAAAGCCGAACTGCGACTCCACCACCGGTGAGAGCTGACCGGGCTCCAGCTTGCGTGAGGCGGCCTCATACTCGGGCACCAGCTCGCCTTTTTTGAAGAAGCCGAGATAGCCGCCCTGCGCCCCCGAGCCAGGGTCCTGCGAGTATTTCTTAGCCAGTTCCTCAAAGCTTTCGCCCGCCAGCACCCGCGCCCGAATGTCGTTGAGCTGCGCGATAGCCGCCTGCTTGGCTGCGTCATTGACCTGGGCCGGAATTACAATCTGTCCAACCTCAACCTCGGTCGAAAAGTAGGGAATACTGTCTTTGGGTACCTTATCGAAGTACTCTTTCACCTCGCGGGGCGTCACGGCTACCTTGCCCACAATCTGCTCCTGCATTTTTTGCTGCACCAACTGGTCGCGGACTTGCGGGCGCAGGTCCTCCTTAAGAGCGCGCACGGGCTTATTATACAGCGCTTCCAGCTTTTTTTCTGAGCCCACCTGCTGCACGAAATAATTCATGCGTCGGTCTAGCTCGCCGCTCACCTGCACATCGGTCACGGTCACGGAGTCGAGGTCGGCGCGCGCCAACATTAACTTGTTGAGCACCAGACTTTGCAAAATCTTGCAGCGTAAATCGGGGGGTAGGGGCTTGCCCTGAGCGCGCGTCTGTTCCTGGGCCATCAGGCCCTCAATGTCGGAGCGCAAAATAATTTGGTTATCCACCTTCACGGCAATACCATCCAGAATCTGCTGGCCGCGGGGGCGGCTCACGCCAAGCTGGGCATAGCTAACCTGCGGCAGCGCCAGCGCGCCAGTCAGGATAAGCAGGGAATAGGCGGTCAGCCGTTGAAAAATACGTTGCATAGAGTACGGAGTCACAAAACGGCCCAGAGGTTGCCGCCGCTATAAAAGGTTTTATCGGGTTCTGGTTCCTTATTTATTGACTTAAAGTAACTGTCATCGCGAGCTTACAAAGCAATGACGAACATTTTAGTTAGAAACCAGGAATCTCACTTCGTCACTAGCTTATTCACTTCCTCTTCGTTCACCTTCACCAGATATTCCTGGCGCAGCTGCTCAATCCACTGTTTTTCGAGGTAGTTCTGGTAATCGCTGGTGGCTTGGCCGCGGGCGTCTGCCAGGGCCTTAGGACCTGGGGACAGGCTCTGCCGCACCATAACGGCGTAGTAACGGCCATCGCGTTGCGTGGGGTAGGTGCCGGGCGCGCGGGTCAGGTAGTCGTCCATCACTTTGTTGTCGCCCTTCTGGAAAGTACGCTGCTGAACCTGCACGGCCAGCGGGTTTTGCTGGTTGAGGCTGGCTTCGAGGGCGCTGGGCGAGTTGCTGAAGAACGCCACGCGGGTGTCGCCGGTGGCCGTTGGGGCCGACTTAGTCGGCGCGAGGGTCAGTCGGTCGCGCTCAATTTTGCCGGTTGTAGCCAAGTACTCAATTACCGCCGCAACGCGCTGGCGAGCCAGCGCCGCGCTTTCACCCCGCCGGATGTGGCCGGCCACGGTCACGCTCAGCGCCGTGTCCTGGGTTAGGCGGCGGGCCACATCGTCGAGCACGGCCGAGCCGTTGCTGGCGGCGGGGGTAGGCGTGCCGAGCTTGAAGTGAACCAACGCTGAGCCGGTTTTACCCACCACGGCGAAGCGGCCGGTCGGCAGCTCGCGCTGGGCGCGGGCCAGCAGCTTAGGAGAGGCCGCCGAAATAACCGCGCCCTGCACCCGCTGCCCAAACTGGTAATTAACCTGGTTAGCTGCGAAGAACTTCTTCAGGCCCGCCGTATCCTCAATGGCCTTGCTCCACACTTTCTGGTCCATAAGCTGGAAGAGCAAGATGCCATCGCGGTATTCTTGCACTAGCATCCGGTAGTCCTCGTACTTGGCGGGCAGGTGGTCGCGCTCATAGTCGGTCAGGCTCTGGTCTACGTACTGGTCGTAGAGCTGCTGCATAGCAAACTCGGGCGCGGCCGTGGGGCGCGGGCGCTGGTGCTGCTGCGCGAAGGTCAGGAAGCTGGCCACCGGGTAGGGCTGGCCCATAATGGTAAACAACGACAGCTTGTCGCCACCCGCCTGCGCCGTGCGCTTTGAGGCTTTGGCCCCACTGGTCGTCATGGTGGCAGGGTTAAACTTGTAGCGGCCGTGCACCAGGGCGGTATCGGCCTGGCCGAACGCCAGGGCTTTCGCGGCCGGAATCTCCCGGAACTGGTCCTCCTGCCGGATGCGCTTCAAGAACGCCGCTCGGTTCAACTCCGAGCGCGAGTCCTTGCCCACCTTGCTCTTAAGCGTGGGCTCCAGGGTAGCGAAGGGGGGTAGGGGCTGCTTTTCCACCAGCTTAATAATGTGCCAGCCGTAGGGCGTTTGCACGGGTGGTGCAATGTCGCCGGGCTTTTGCAGCTTAAAGGCCACTTCCTCAAACGCAGGAATCATGCGGCCGGTGCCGAAGGGCGGCAACTCGCCGCCGTTGGGGGCCGAGCCGGCATCTTCCGAAAACTGAGCTACGAGCTTGTTCCAGTTTTCGCCTTTGCGCAGGCGGGCATACAGCTCGTCAATCTTTTTGCGGGCGGCCGCCGAGTCGGCCTTTGGGGCATGGGGCGTCACGCGCACCATCAGGTGGGCCACCTTGATTTCACCTTGCGCCGCCCGCCGGTCATTCACTTTGATAATGTGGTAGCCAAAGCGCGTGCGAATGGGCTGGCTCACCTGCCCCACCGGCGTGCGGTAGGCCGCCGACTCAAACGGGTACACCATCTGCATGGCCGTGAAATAGCCAAGCTTGCCGCCGTTTTCCTTGGCCGAGGGGTCCTCGCTGGTGGCGCTCGCCACGGTGCCGAAGTCCTCGCCGCCGGTCGTCACGCGCTGGCGCAGGGCCTCGATTTTCTGGTAAGCGGCCAATGTATCGGCCGGAGCCGCGTCGGGTGCTACTCTTACCAGAATGTGCGAGGCGTTGATTTCCTGGCTCATGCGGTCGTAGGCTTCGTGCACGAGCTGGTCGGTTACGCCCTTCTCGGTGAGGTAGGGCTGGGCCAGCTGCTGCTTATAGCCGTCCAGCTCGCGCCGGAAAGCCTGGGTGGTATCGAGGCCGTGCTTTTCGGCATCCAGCACCTTCAGCCGGAAGTTGGTGTAGAGCGTGAGGTAGTCCGTCACGCTGGCGCGGGTGCCGTAGTCGGCGGCGGTAGCGTTGTTCTTTTTATATACGTAGGCAAACTCGCGAGCCGGCACCTGGTAGGTGCCCAGCGTTTCGATAGCCGGGCCCGCCGCGGGCACGGCCATTGCTTGGCCGGCGGGGAGGGTAGCAGCAGTAGTAGGCTTGCTAGTTTGGCAGGCAGCCAGCTGAAGTAGCGCGGCGGCCGCGGCACCAGCCAACGGAAGTCGGGAAGACATAGACGAAGAAGAGGGGTACTGACCAGAAAAACGCCAAACGCGAAAACGCGGCATTTCGGGCACAATGCTGGTGCAATTTTACGAAGAAAATAGCGGCCGCTACGCGCACCTCGCTACGCGACCCCTCCCCGGCCTCTGCCTCATAGGTAGGCAGCAGCCCCTAAGCCGGTGCCCTACCCCCCCCCAACCGCACGGATGCGCTAGTATGGCGGCTTTGTACTAGTTAAAAACTACGCTAACTCTTTGCTTAAATGGCAGACCGTATGCGAGTTGCGTTCAAAAAACTCTACCCGGTCCATGATGCGCGATACCAGGGCCATACCCATGCCGCCCTTGCGGCCTTCCTGTATGTAGGCGCGCAGGTCGGGGGTAGCGACCTTGCCAGCGGGCAAAAACAGCGTGTTGCCGTGGTCCTCAATCTCAATATCGAGTCGCTGGCCGGCCAGCACCAGCAGCAAATCCAGAAACTGGTTGGCGTCCTCGCCGTTGGCGTGGATAATAAAATTGGCCACTACCTCATCTACGGCCAGCACGACCTGATTTACCATCAGGTCGTTGCGATGCGCCGTTAATAAAAACCCGCGCACAAAGTCGCGCACCTGCTGAAGGTTCTGGCGCGAGCATGTGATGCGGATATGGTCTTGCATAACAGTTAGTAAGCTAGTGAGCTAGTGAAATGGTGAATTATCATTAAATAGAACTCACTAGTTCACTAGCTCACCAATTCACCGATTAGGCGGCCTGAGCTTCCTGCTCGCTGGGGACGATGGTCATCAGCGAGTCTAAACCTAAAATTTCAAATACGTTGAATACTTTTTCTTGCATATTGTAGAATACCAGTTTTACCTGAGAATCCTGCAAGCGCTGCAGGTGCGAGATGAAAACGCCCAGTCCGGCTGAAGAGATGTAGCTAAGACGCTGACAGTCAATTAGTACTTTTTGATAAGTAAGTAAATCAGGCTTATTGAGTTCGGTGTCGAGCACCACGGCGGACGAGGCGTCCAGCTCTCCGTCCAGGATGAGCGTCAGGGTAGTGTCGTGGGGTTGGGCGGTTACTTTCATAATAGGCTCCATACGGTGGAGCTAGACCTGGGGTTGAGACGCTTTGAACTTGATAACGAGCAGCGTCTGGTCGTCATGCAGGGGTAAGCCTTTACTAAATTCCTGCACATCGTGCCGGATATACTGATTAATTTCCTCCGCGGATTGGTAAAAGCACTGCTCCAACATTCGGGCCAGGCGTTCTTCGCCATATTCGTCGCCCTCGCCGTTGCGGGCCTCCGGGATGCCATCGGTATAAATCACCATCACATCGCCGGGATTGTAATCCCAGAACTGGTTCTTGACGTGCCGTCCGTAGCTGTCATCGCGCAGGATACCCAGGCCTAGGCCCTCGCTGCGGAAGTAGCTAACCTCTTCTTTAATAGAATGATAATAGAGCGTGTGGCAGTGCCCGGCGCGGGCAAAGCTGAAGCCGCCCGCCTCGTAGTCAATCAAGTAGAAAGAAGCCGTGATGAACGACGAGCGCTCCAGGCAATGGGTAAGGGCCTCATTGGCGAGCACCATAAAGCGGTGCGGGTCAGGGTAGCGGTCGCGGTCTTTTTTGGCCAGCGGGTTGGGCTGCATCAGGGCGTGGAAGATGCCCTTCATTTGGGCGGTGTGAAAGGCGGCCGTGACGCCCTTGCCCGACACGTCGCCAATTAGCACGGCCAAGCGCTGGCCCGGCAGGTGCAGAAAGTCATAAAAATCACCCCCTACTTCCTTCGCGGCCTGCGCGTAGGTGCTGATTTCAAACCAGTTATCGGTGGGTAGGTGCTTCGGGATGAGGCGCTCCTGCACTAGCGCCGCAATGCGCAGCTCGTCTTGCGCGCGCTGGCTCACGCGCGCCTCCTGGGCCAGCTGCAGGTTTTCGAGGCTAAGGACGGTTTGGGTCGTGAAGGTGTGCAGGATGCTGAGGTCTTCGGGGTCGAAGCCGCCCAGCTCATCCTTCAGCAGCACCAGCACGCCGTAGTCGTGGGTGGGGCTGCGCAGGGCCAGCACGGCCGCCGAGCGGTAGGGCCGACTGAGGCCGGCAAAGCGTTGCGAGCGCAGCAGGTCGTTGTCAATAAACTCCGTTTTTTCGTCGCTCAGCAGGGCCGCGAGCTGGGGGCGCATCGCTGCCAGGTCGGCCTCAGTCAGCTCGTGGGCGAGTGGGGCGGGTAGGGGGCCGGCCTGGTCGGTGGGCTGCAGCTGAGCATCGAGCCAGGCCGCGTTGGCCCGGATGGTTTGCACGGCCGAAGTAAACAAGGCGTGGTAGATTTCGGGGGCCGTTTGGCCGCGCTGAATAATCTGGCTCAGCTGCTGCAAGCTCAGGATTTCGGCTCGCCGCTGCTCATACACGTCGGCAATGGGCAGGTTGAAGAGCGTAACCAGCAGCCCCGCCACGGCATAAAACACTGCGAAGAACGAAGCCAGCACCAAAAATGCCTGTTGTGTGGGCGGCACCAGCAGCAGTGAATTGGTTTGCGCCCCGCGCAAATACTGTAAAAACACGAGCAGGAAGGCCAGCACGCCCAATTGCAAAAAGATGGCCTGCGCCTTCTGGCCTTGGCTGAGGTAAGCCACCCAGCGCTGGTGCCCGCTCAAATACACCCCAAACACCCCTAAAGCCAGCATGCTGCCGACCTGTAAAAAATCGGGTAACTGCCAGGGAATGAGCTGTAAGAGCAGCGTAGCGCCCAGCAGTAGCTCGAACGCCAGCCACTCGCGGCGCAGCTTGCCACTGCTGCGAAAGCTGACTAGCGCCCGCCATGAATACAGCGTTTGGGCCAGTAAGAGAATAAACAGCCCCAGGCTAATCGTATACGTGGTGGCCGACAGACTATTACCCGGTAGCGCGAGCACGCGCGCCGCCCGCAGCCGCTCCAGCGCCAGCAGGGCCACCAGCCCGGCCGTGAGCACCAGGCCCCGCCAGAACAGGCGGCGCAATACGGCTATAAACCCGTGGCCCCGCAGGGCCTCGGGCTGCAACCGGGCATACAGGAAAATACTGGCCGCAAAGCCACCCTGCGCCGCCAGCAGCAGCCAGCGTGGCCAGTCGGGCGGCAGGCCCAGCACGGCCCGGCCCTGGCTCAAGCTGCCGAGCAGCAGCATGAGCCAGCACAGGCCGGCGACTACCAGCAGCCAGGCAGCATGGCGAAAGTTGGGCATAGATTACGGAAAACAAGAACTTGGCAAAGCAACCCGTCTGCACCTCTCCGACTGCTATTTGCTGCTCAAAGCAAAGCGCAAAACTACGCGCTGATTAGGGGTTTTGAGTTCTTGGCTAAAGACGTTCGTCCTGGCGAGCGTAGTGCGGCAATCGCGTCAGAACGACCGGCGTGGGTATCGTTCAGGTGCGATTGTTTCGCGCTGCTCGCCAGGACGAACGTCTTTAACCAGGAAATTACCGACTGGAGTAATTCGGAGCTTCGCGGGTAATCTGCACGTCGTGGGGGTGGCTCTCGCGCAGGCCGGCCCCGGTGATGCGCACGAACTGCGCCGCTTGCAGAGCCGGCAGGTCGGGCGCGCCCACGTAGCCCATGCCGGCGCGCAGGCCGCCCGCCATCTGGTACAGCACTTCGCCTACCCCCCCTTTGAAGGGCACGCGGCCCACGATGCCCTCGGGCACGAGCTTCTTCACGTCGTCTTCGGCATCCTGGAAGTAGCGGTCTTTCGAGCCGTCCTCCATCGCTTCCACCGAGCCCATGCCGCGGTAGGTCTTGTATTTGCGGCCTTCGTAGATAATCAGCTCGCCGGGGGCCTCCTCGGTGCCGGCCAGCAGCGAGCCCACCATCACGGCGGCGGCCCCGCCGGCCAGCGCCTTCACAATATCACCCGAAAACTTGATGCCGCCGTCGGCCACTACGGTCGCGCCAGTGCCGGCTACCCCCTGCGCTGCTTCCAGCACCGCCGAGAGCTGCGGCACACCGATGCCGGCGATGATGCGGGTAGTACAAATTGACCCAGGCCCTACCCCCACTTTTACCACCTCAGCCCCGGCTTCGGCCAGGGCGCGCGCGCCAGCGGCGGTGGCTACGTTGCCGGCCATCACATCGAGCTGGGGGTAGTGTTGCTTCACGAGGCGCACGGCATCGAGCACACCCTTGCTATGGCCGTGGGCGGTGTCGATACTGATGAGGTCCACGCCGGCTTCGGCTAGGGCGGCTACGCGCTGGAGCAAGTCGGCGGTAACGCCTACGGCCGCGCCTACGCGCAGGCGGCCCTGGCCGTCTTTGCTGGCCTGGGGCGAGCGGCGGCGCTTGCGAATGTCCTTGTAAGTCATCAGGCCGGTGAGGCGGCCTTCAGCATCCACCAGGGGCAGCTTATCCACCTTGCGGTCTTGCAGCATGTCCTCAGCCGCTGCCTGGTCGATGCCGGCGGGGGCAGTCACGAGGCGGTCGAGCGGCACCATCACCGTAGTTACGGGCGCGGTGAAGTCTTTCTCGAAGCGCAAATCGCGACTGGTGAGGATGCCTACCAGCCGGCGGTCGGCCTCCACCACCGGAATACCGCCAATGTTGTGCTTGCGCATCAGCTGGCGGGCATCGGCCAGGGTGGCGGTGGGGGGTAGGGTAAAGGGGTCCTGAATGAGCGCCGACTCGCTGCGCTTGACGCGCCGCACCTGCTCGGCCTGCTTATGGATGCTCATGTTCTTGTGCACGATGCCCAGGCCGCCGGCCTGCGCCAGCGCAATGGCCATGTCGGCCTCCGTCACGGTGTCCATTGCGGCCGATAGCAGCGGCAGGTGCAAATAAATGCGGGGGGTAAGCTGGGTGCCGGGATTGCAGTCGCGGGGGAGCACCTCCGAGTAAGCGGGCAGCAGCAGTACGTCGTCGTAGGTCAGGGCCTCGAAGGCGATTTTGGGGGTGGCGGGGTCGGCCATAGCAACAGGGGGTTTAGCAGAAAACCTTATTGCCAGACAAATATACGGTGCCCCGGCGCGCAACCCGGCCTCGGCCCAACCCTGAAGGTCCGATTGCCGTTTAGGGACTCCAAAAAACAGGTAGTGTAGGGGCAAAAAAAGACTCGCCCCAAGCGGGACGAGCCTTTCCAACAGGTTCCTTTTCCACAAGAAAACCAAATTTTTGCACCGGCCAGGCCGGTGTGATGCGAGTGCCGAAGCGCGGAACAAAGTACCGCTGCCCAGCTTGCCACCCAAGCGGGCCGAGGAGCCTTTTTGGATGTATTAATTGGTAGTGCAAATTTAGTGCAACTTTTTGGCCGAGGCAT
The genomic region above belongs to Hymenobacter psoromatis and contains:
- the guaB gene encoding IMP dehydrogenase; amino-acid sequence: MADPATPKIAFEALTYDDVLLLPAYSEVLPRDCNPGTQLTPRIYLHLPLLSAAMDTVTEADMAIALAQAGGLGIVHKNMSIHKQAEQVRRVKRSESALIQDPFTLPPTATLADARQLMRKHNIGGIPVVEADRRLVGILTSRDLRFEKDFTAPVTTVMVPLDRLVTAPAGIDQAAAEDMLQDRKVDKLPLVDAEGRLTGLMTYKDIRKRRRSPQASKDGQGRLRVGAAVGVTADLLQRVAALAEAGVDLISIDTAHGHSKGVLDAVRLVKQHYPQLDVMAGNVATAAGARALAEAGAEVVKVGVGPGSICTTRIIAGIGVPQLSAVLEAAQGVAGTGATVVADGGIKFSGDIVKALAGGAAAVMVGSLLAGTEEAPGELIIYEGRKYKTYRGMGSVEAMEDGSKDRYFQDAEDDVKKLVPEGIVGRVPFKGGVGEVLYQMAGGLRAGMGYVGAPDLPALQAAQFVRITGAGLRESHPHDVQITREAPNYSSR
- a CDS encoding SpoIIE family protein phosphatase, with protein sequence MPNFRHAAWLLVVAGLCWLMLLLGSLSQGRAVLGLPPDWPRWLLLAAQGGFAASIFLYARLQPEALRGHGFIAVLRRLFWRGLVLTAGLVALLALERLRAARVLALPGNSLSATTYTISLGLFILLLAQTLYSWRALVSFRSSGKLRREWLAFELLLGATLLLQLIPWQLPDFLQVGSMLALGVFGVYLSGHQRWVAYLSQGQKAQAIFLQLGVLAFLLVFLQYLRGAQTNSLLLVPPTQQAFLVLASFFAVFYAVAGLLVTLFNLPIADVYEQRRAEILSLQQLSQIIQRGQTAPEIYHALFTSAVQTIRANAAWLDAQLQPTDQAGPLPAPLAHELTEADLAAMRPQLAALLSDEKTEFIDNDLLRSQRFAGLSRPYRSAAVLALRSPTHDYGVLVLLKDELGGFDPEDLSILHTFTTQTVLSLENLQLAQEARVSQRAQDELRIAALVQERLIPKHLPTDNWFEISTYAQAAKEVGGDFYDFLHLPGQRLAVLIGDVSGKGVTAAFHTAQMKGIFHALMQPNPLAKKDRDRYPDPHRFMVLANEALTHCLERSSFITASFYLIDYEAGGFSFARAGHCHTLYYHSIKEEVSYFRSEGLGLGILRDDSYGRHVKNQFWDYNPGDVMVIYTDGIPEARNGEGDEYGEERLARMLEQCFYQSAEEINQYIRHDVQEFSKGLPLHDDQTLLVIKFKASQPQV
- a CDS encoding peptidylprolyl isomerase — encoded protein: MSSRLPLAGAAAAALLQLAACQTSKPTTAATLPAGQAMAVPAAGPAIETLGTYQVPAREFAYVYKKNNATAADYGTRASVTDYLTLYTNFRLKVLDAEKHGLDTTQAFRRELDGYKQQLAQPYLTEKGVTDQLVHEAYDRMSQEINASHILVRVAPDAAPADTLAAYQKIEALRQRVTTGGEDFGTVASATSEDPSAKENGGKLGYFTAMQMVYPFESAAYRTPVGQVSQPIRTRFGYHIIKVNDRRAAQGEIKVAHLMVRVTPHAPKADSAAARKKIDELYARLRKGENWNKLVAQFSEDAGSAPNGGELPPFGTGRMIPAFEEVAFKLQKPGDIAPPVQTPYGWHIIKLVEKQPLPPFATLEPTLKSKVGKDSRSELNRAAFLKRIRQEDQFREIPAAKALAFGQADTALVHGRYKFNPATMTTSGAKASKRTAQAGGDKLSLFTIMGQPYPVASFLTFAQQHQRPRPTAAPEFAMQQLYDQYVDQSLTDYERDHLPAKYEDYRMLVQEYRDGILLFQLMDQKVWSKAIEDTAGLKKFFAANQVNYQFGQRVQGAVISAASPKLLARAQRELPTGRFAVVGKTGSALVHFKLGTPTPAASNGSAVLDDVARRLTQDTALSVTVAGHIRRGESAALARQRVAAVIEYLATTGKIERDRLTLAPTKSAPTATGDTRVAFFSNSPSALEASLNQQNPLAVQVQQRTFQKGDNKVMDDYLTRAPGTYPTQRDGRYYAVMVRQSLSPGPKALADARGQATSDYQNYLEKQWIEQLRQEYLVKVNEEEVNKLVTK
- a CDS encoding STAS domain-containing protein; its protein translation is MKVTAQPHDTTLTLILDGELDASSAVVLDTELNKPDLLTYQKVLIDCQRLSYISSAGLGVFISHLQRLQDSQVKLVFYNMQEKVFNVFEILGLDSLMTIVPSEQEAQAA
- a CDS encoding GNAT family N-acetyltransferase → MPIPTPPPVPELLETPRLLLRPYQPADATEFFAVLNKSRVRLRDSFPDRLQAVPTLADAPAQIADFAEDWRIGRFYVLGIWQRETQQYIGDICLMPQRQAQAEIGYYLAAEAEGQGYAREALAAMVGFGFGPVQARRLLIRCFADNLRGQAVAQALGFRTQAPGPLQNLAWRRFGLRRAEPVILHFVRQATDAEPASTTPPPRIR
- a CDS encoding AAA family ATPase, which gives rise to MASFQNDKEAADSLARAYQQLRQEIGKVIVGQDEVVRLVLTAVFAQGHCLLVGVPGLAKTLLVQTIADSLDLSFNRIQFTPDLMPSDIVGSETLTQQREFQFVKGPIFANIILADEINRTPPKTQAALLESMQEYAVTVAGQRYPLARPFFVLATQNPIEQEGTYPLPEAQLDRFMFNIELGYPSYEEELNIVKNTTSDRKLSVDKLLHSADIQAYQSLVRRVPVADNVVEYAVSLVHKTRPKGDRATPRAKQLLEWGAGPRASQYLIVAAKCNALLTGKYSPDIEDVRAVALPILRHRIVRNFKAEAEGVTVEQIIKELL
- a CDS encoding ATP-binding protein, producing MQDHIRITCSRQNLQQVRDFVRGFLLTAHRNDLMVNQVVLAVDEVVANFIIHANGEDANQFLDLLLVLAGQRLDIEIEDHGNTLFLPAGKVATPDLRAYIQEGRKGGMGMALVSRIMDRVEFFERNSHTVCHLSKELA
- a CDS encoding peptidylprolyl isomerase, with amino-acid sequence MQRIFQRLTAYSLLILTGALALPQVSYAQLGVSRPRGQQILDGIAVKVDNQIILRSDIEGLMAQEQTRAQGKPLPPDLRCKILQSLVLNKLMLARADLDSVTVTDVQVSGELDRRMNYFVQQVGSEKKLEALYNKPVRALKEDLRPQVRDQLVQQKMQEQIVGKVAVTPREVKEYFDKVPKDSIPYFSTEVEVGQIVIPAQVNDAAKQAAIAQLNDIRARVLAGESFEELAKKYSQDPGSGAQGGYLGFFKKGELVPEYEAASRKLEPGQLSPVVESQFGFHLIQFIERKGDAYSTRHILLKPATGTADASVAAIKLTRIRTQILKDSISFAKAAKDFSTDKISAANGGLLANRQDGGSKLPLDKLDPAIFFIIDTMKVGHITPPLPYRTDDGKEAMRILYLKSNTPPHQANLLDDYQKISQAAIAQKKNRALDEWYEKNRSTVYLEVAPEYAECKVLTASAQ